In Salvelinus namaycush isolate Seneca chromosome 15, SaNama_1.0, whole genome shotgun sequence, a genomic segment contains:
- the zbtb24 gene encoding zinc finger and BTB domain-containing protein 24 produces MSEKTLITPTSLTAIHSTTHKDTILCKFDKLRKRELLCDITLIVEDVHFKAHKALLAASSDYFSLMFTAEEQISQSTYRLDGMAAETFGAVLEFIYSAQVSVEESVTEQLLDLARLLEVSDLVKAHADHNLNITYPGVEGRGLSNITCPGFEVRPEVNTDSGEGKGLGEGTSAAMQPKRKRGRPRKNEVDMSVKTLEESNKQEVRSDIINIQDAANEKQQVTVDDVTVDCVDPEECLVESHDKLDSPIRDSDDADYDPRSARTRRQSKRKIRPPVKFKGYRVGDRDDTTSECREPGKRGRKRKYPNTEARCDDCGKVFKNHLFLKIHQRTHTGEKPFKCFACGKSFTQKHTLLVHQRMHTGEKPFVCTVCSKALSTKHSLVDHMNLHTEEKTFSCDKCEKTFSQKRQLKSHHRVHTGKSLPECAHCQRRFMDTAQLKKHMRTHTGEKPFTCEICGKCFTAKSTLQTHIRIHRGEKPYVCNVCNKSFSDASARRRHVASHTGKKPFTCSFCNLSFARLDNLKTHTKTHNKESVVTITTEETQYGAGVVEEEAGVTTGATEEVRSILQLQQYQLPGHPEQEIQLVVTGDVDHLNNLNFVPSHCGHDQGISIITTTEGGVSEAADQAHSRLTLLTQPSGHMQNVALVTQGSVDHHNQQIQTISVLQDGHMTNGVGVAGQPEQMHVITLSKEDMEHLQAHHGPPQPLHIAPRPGSLPGPGSVQQLHVMHQQHQHQTLSQLAVTQDQSTILGQMSREQQGEAQAIHINSQSSQPISISQTSEQIPSHHIQGQTFQIQAGTVSYLYTTSLAPP; encoded by the exons ATGTCTGAGAAGACCCTAATCACACCCACCTCCCTCACAGCCATTCATTCAACAACACACAAGGACACCATCCTCTGCAAATTTGACAAGCTGAGAAAACGAGAGCTTCTGTGTGACATCACCCTTATCGTAGAAGATGTGCACTTCAAAGCACATAAGGCCCTGTTGGCCGCCAGCAGTGACTACTTCTCCCTCATGTTCACTGCTGAGGAGCAGATCAGCCAGTCTACCTACAGGCTGGACGGCATGGCGGCGGAGACCTTTGGAGCTGTACTAGAGTTCATCTACAGTGCCCAG GTATCTGTGGAGGAGAGTGTTACTGAGCAGCTACTAGACCTGGCCAGACTCCTAGAGGTTAGTGACCTTGTGAAAGCCCACGCGGACCATAACCTGAACATTACCTATCCAGGTGTAGAGGGGAGGGGCCTTAGTAACATCACCTGTCCTGGTTTCGAGGTGAGACCGGAAGTGAACACAGACAGCGGAGAAGGTAAAGGACTGGGAGAAGGGACATCGGCAGCGATGCAGCCGAAACGGAAAAGGGGTCGTCCCAGGAAGAATGAAGTGGACATGTCTGTGAAGACGTTGGAAGAGTCCAACAAACAGGAAGTAAGAAGTGATATCATCAATATCCAGGATGCAGCCAATGAAAAGCAGCAGGTTACAGTTGATGATGTCACAGTAGACTGTGTAGACCCTGAAGAATGTCTGGTTGAGTCACATGATAAACTGGATTCTCCAATAAGAGACTCTGATGATGCAGACtatgatcctagatcagcccgTACTAGGCGGCAGAGTAAGAGGAAGATCAGACCGCCGGTGAAATTTAAGGGCTACCGGGTGGGGGACCGGGACGACACTACGTCTGAATGCAGAGAACCAGGGAAGAGGGGCAGGAAGAGAAAATACCCCAACACAGAGGCACGGTGTGACGACTGTGGGAAAGTGTTCAAAAACCACCTGTTCTTAAAGATACACCAAAGGACTCATACAG GTGAAAAGCCGTTCAAGTGTTTTgcgtgtgggaagagtttcacacAGAAGCACACCCTCCTGGTTCACCAGCGGatgcacactggagagaaacccttcGTCTGTACCGTCTGCTCTAAAGCCCTGTCCACCAAACACTCACTAGTGGATCACATGAACTTACACACAG AGGAGAAAACATTCAGCTGTGACAAATGTGAAAAGACGTTCAGCCAGAAGAGACAACTGAAGAGCCATCACAGGGTCCATACGGGTAAATCTTTACCAGAATGTGCACACTGTCAACGTAGGTTCATGGATACAGCGCAACTGAAGAAGCACATGAGAACTCACACAG GTGAGAAGCCTTTCACTTGTGAGatctgtggaaagtgttttacaGCCAAGAGCACACTACAGACGCACATCAGGATTCACAG AGGGGAGAAGCCATATGTCTGTAACGTCTGCAACAAGTCATTCTCTGATGCCAGTGCCAGGCGACGTCACGTAGCCTCCCATACCGGAAAGAAGCCATTCACCTGCTCCTTTTGCAACCTGTCCTTCGCTCGCCTGGACAACTTGAAGACCCACACCAAAACGCACAACAAGGAGAGCGTAGTCACCATCACCACCGAGGAGACCCAGTACGGAGCTGGGGTGGTGGAAGAGGAGGCTGGGGTCACCACAGGGGCAACGGAGGAG GTACGCAGCATCCTACAGCTCCAGCAGTACCAGCTACCTGGTCACCCAGAGCAGGAGATACAGCTGGTTGTGACTGGAGATGTGGATCATCTCAACAACCTCAACTTTGTGCCCAGTCACTGTGGGCATGATCAGGGCATCAGCATTATTACTACAACAGAGGGCGGTGTCTCTGAGGCGGCAGACCAGGCCCACTCCAGACTGACCCTCCTCACCCAGCCGTCAGGACACATGCAAAACGTGGCCTTGGTCACACAG GGCAGCGTGGACCATCACAACCAGCAGATCCAGACTATCAGCGTGCTGCAGGACGGACACATGACCAACGGGGTTGGGGTCGCAGGGCAGCCTGAACAGATGCATGTCATCACTCTATCCAAGGAGGACATGGAGCACCTTCAGGCCCACCACGGGCCGCCCCAGCCCCTGCACATAGCACCCAGGCCTGGCTCCCTCCCTGGCCCTGGCTCTGTACAGCAGCTCCACGTCATGCACCAGCAGCACCAGCACCAGACCCTCTCTCAGCTGGCTGTGACCCAGGACCAGAGCACCATCCTGGGGCAGATGAGCAGAGAGCAGCAGGGTGAGGCCCAGGCTATCCACATCAACAGCCAGAGCAGCCAGCCCATCTCAATCAGTCAGACCAGTGAACAGATCCCAAGCCACCATATCCAGGGCCAGACCTTCCAGATACAGGCTGGTACTGTCTCCTACCTCTACACCACCAGCCTAGCCCCGCCATAG